The following proteins are co-located in the Pyrococcus abyssi GE5 genome:
- the asnS gene encoding asparagine--tRNA ligase — protein MIEKTYCQDIKPELDGKRVKLAGWVYSNMRVGKKIFLWIRDSTGIIQTVIAKNVVGEDVFETAKKLGRESSVIVEGIVKADERAPGGAEVHVEKLKVIQAVSEFPIPENPEQASPELLLDYRHLHIRSPKVSAIMRVKETLIMAAREWLLREGWHEVFPPILVTGAVEGGATLFKLKYFDKVAYLSQSAQLYLEAAIFGLEKVWSLTPSFRAEKSRTRRHLTEFWHLELEAAWMDLWDIMKVEEELVSYMVQRTLELRKKEIEMFRDDLTTLKNTEPPFPRISYDEAIEILQSKGVKIEWGDDMGADEERVLTQEFDRPFFVYGYPKHIKAFYMKEDPNDPRKVLAADMLAPEGYGEIIGGSEREDNYDKLVQRIKEEGMDPKDYEWYLDLRKYGSVPHSGFGLGVERLVAWVLKLDHIRWATLFPRTPARIYP, from the coding sequence ATGATAGAGAAAACCTACTGCCAAGACATAAAACCAGAGCTAGACGGAAAGAGAGTCAAGCTCGCGGGATGGGTATACAGTAACATGAGGGTTGGGAAGAAGATATTCCTGTGGATTAGGGATTCTACTGGAATAATCCAAACCGTCATAGCTAAGAACGTCGTTGGAGAGGACGTATTTGAGACTGCAAAGAAGCTTGGAAGGGAATCAAGCGTTATCGTTGAGGGAATAGTTAAAGCGGATGAGAGAGCTCCTGGAGGAGCTGAAGTTCACGTTGAGAAGTTAAAAGTTATTCAAGCTGTTAGCGAATTTCCAATTCCTGAAAATCCAGAGCAGGCCAGCCCAGAATTACTTCTAGATTACAGGCATCTCCACATAAGGTCACCCAAGGTCTCGGCGATAATGAGGGTAAAGGAAACCTTGATAATGGCCGCTAGGGAGTGGCTACTTAGAGAGGGATGGCACGAAGTGTTTCCACCTATTCTGGTCACTGGAGCGGTCGAAGGAGGAGCAACTCTCTTCAAGTTAAAATACTTTGACAAAGTGGCTTATCTAAGCCAATCAGCCCAGCTTTACCTTGAGGCTGCAATATTCGGGCTTGAGAAGGTATGGTCCCTAACTCCAAGCTTTAGAGCCGAGAAAAGCAGGACAAGAAGGCACCTAACGGAATTCTGGCACTTGGAGCTTGAGGCCGCTTGGATGGATCTATGGGATATCATGAAGGTTGAGGAGGAACTTGTAAGTTACATGGTTCAGAGAACACTTGAGTTAAGGAAGAAGGAGATTGAAATGTTTAGGGATGATTTGACAACGTTGAAGAACACGGAGCCACCTTTCCCAAGGATAAGCTATGACGAGGCCATAGAGATACTCCAGAGCAAGGGAGTGAAGATAGAGTGGGGGGACGACATGGGGGCAGATGAAGAGAGAGTGCTAACCCAGGAATTCGATAGGCCGTTCTTCGTCTACGGCTATCCAAAGCACATAAAGGCATTCTACATGAAGGAAGATCCCAATGACCCTAGGAAAGTTTTAGCTGCGGACATGCTAGCCCCAGAGGGATACGGAGAGATAATAGGAGGTTCAGAGAGAGAGGATAACTACGACAAACTCGTTCAGAGGATAAAGGAGGAGGGAATGGACCCCAAGGATTACGAGTGGTATCTAGATCTTAGAAAGTACGGTAGCGTCCCCCACAGCGGCTTTGGACTCGGCGTTGAGAGGTTGGTTGCATGGGTTCTCAAGCTCGACCACATAAGGTGGGCCACGCTCTTCCCGAGAACACCGGCTAGGATTTATCCCTGA
- the glmS gene encoding glutamine--fructose-6-phosphate transaminase (isomerizing), whose amino-acid sequence MCGIIGYIGPRKASPIIVEGLKRLEYRGYDSAGIATSHEGRILIKKGAGKIDELAKRLNFTDLPGNIGIGHTRWATHGIPNDTNAHPHTDCTGKIVVVHNGIIENFQELKEELLRQGHVFRSDTDTEVIAHLIEENLRITGNFEDAFRLSLLRLRGSFALVVMFADDPERLYIARKDSPLIIGIGNGEMFIASDIPAFLPYTRKAVFLDDGEYGVVSRNGFTVKDIITGKEKRKKVYEIQWTLEMAEKGGYDHFMLKEIFEQPRAVKDAIYGNLEEVPKIAGLLSKYDRIIITGMGTSYHAALVGKYLIQRFGKIPVLVEEASELRYEYEDILDNKTLLIAITQSGETADTVAAMKLAKSKGSKVIGIVNVVGSLATRIADATLYTHAGPEIGVAATKTYTTQLTVLLLLSLELGKMNGVDTTQVENTLPKLPELIDAGLKMNEKIKELAKSLNDRRDFFYIGRGISYPTALEGALKIKEIAYVHAEGLSAGELKHGPLALIEEGVPVIGVAPSGKTFEKMLSNIEEAKARGGFIITVGDDLRLHQVSNVFIRLPKVPEEVSPITYIVPLQLLAYHLAVLKGHNPDRPRNLAKSVTVE is encoded by the coding sequence CGGACCTTCCTGGGAACATCGGAATTGGACACACGAGGTGGGCAACCCATGGAATACCGAACGACACAAACGCTCACCCACATACCGATTGCACCGGGAAGATAGTGGTAGTTCACAACGGGATAATAGAGAACTTTCAAGAGCTCAAGGAAGAACTCCTAAGGCAAGGGCACGTATTCAGGAGCGACACGGATACCGAGGTTATAGCTCACCTAATAGAGGAGAACTTAAGGATAACTGGAAACTTTGAGGACGCGTTTAGGTTGTCCCTGCTTAGGCTCAGGGGCTCATTTGCCTTGGTCGTCATGTTTGCCGATGATCCCGAAAGGCTCTACATAGCTAGAAAGGACAGCCCCCTCATAATTGGGATTGGAAACGGGGAAATGTTCATTGCGAGTGACATTCCAGCTTTTCTCCCATATACTAGGAAAGCAGTTTTCCTGGATGATGGAGAGTATGGAGTGGTATCTAGGAACGGATTTACCGTGAAGGACATAATAACCGGAAAGGAGAAGAGGAAAAAAGTGTATGAAATCCAATGGACCTTAGAAATGGCCGAAAAGGGAGGATACGACCACTTCATGCTCAAGGAGATATTTGAACAGCCAAGAGCCGTGAAAGATGCCATATATGGAAACCTTGAGGAAGTCCCAAAGATAGCAGGGCTGTTATCTAAGTACGATAGGATAATAATAACGGGAATGGGAACCTCTTATCACGCCGCTCTCGTTGGAAAGTATCTAATTCAAAGGTTCGGGAAAATTCCAGTCCTCGTAGAGGAGGCAAGCGAGCTCAGGTACGAGTATGAGGATATCCTTGACAACAAGACTTTACTCATTGCAATAACCCAGAGTGGCGAGACGGCAGATACAGTAGCTGCCATGAAGCTCGCGAAATCCAAGGGATCAAAAGTTATAGGGATTGTAAACGTCGTTGGAAGTTTGGCAACCAGAATAGCGGATGCCACGCTTTACACTCACGCTGGACCAGAAATTGGCGTTGCGGCGACTAAGACTTACACGACCCAGTTAACGGTTCTCCTCCTACTATCTCTAGAGCTCGGAAAGATGAATGGAGTAGATACAACTCAAGTAGAGAACACCCTACCAAAGCTTCCAGAGTTGATAGATGCAGGACTCAAGATGAACGAGAAGATAAAGGAACTTGCCAAGTCCCTAAATGATAGGAGAGACTTCTTCTACATAGGAAGGGGGATTAGCTATCCAACGGCCCTCGAGGGGGCCCTTAAGATAAAAGAGATCGCTTACGTTCATGCCGAGGGATTATCGGCTGGAGAACTAAAGCATGGACCCCTTGCCTTAATAGAGGAAGGGGTTCCGGTAATTGGGGTAGCCCCAAGTGGAAAGACCTTCGAGAAGATGTTGTCGAACATCGAAGAGGCCAAGGCTAGGGGAGGGTTCATAATAACGGTTGGGGACGACCTAAGGTTGCACCAAGTTAGTAACGTATTCATAAGGCTACCCAAGGTTCCGGAGGAGGTAAGTCCCATAACGTATATAGTTCCGCTTCAATTGCTCGCGTATCACTTAGCGGTTCTAAAGGGTCATAACCCAGACAGGCCAAGGAATCTTGCGAAGTCCGTAACCGTGGAATGA